In a genomic window of Sulfurisphaera tokodaii str. 7:
- the mcm gene encoding minichromosome maintenance protein MCM, whose protein sequence is MAIQQADYGDLLLEFINTYRDSKGKPTYLNQINEIIAYRKKSIIINFSDLFNFNEQLATQIINNPKEIFPILENKIYDYIIEKDPSFQEEIKKIHLRITNVPRLIELRKIRSSDAGKLITIEGILVKSTPVKERLSRSVFKHINPDCMQDFVWPPEGEFDEIIELPTTCPVCGKAGQFKLIEDRSEFIDWQKAVIQERPEEIPPGQLPRQLEVVFEDDLVDSARPGDRVKIVGILEIKKDSQIKRGSKAIFDFYLKVNSIEISQKVLDEVKISEEDEKKIRELSRDPWIREKIISSIAPSIYGHWEIKEAIALALFGGVPKIMEDGTRVRGDIHVLIIGDPGTAKSQILQFAARVAPRAVYTTGKGSTAAGLTATVTRDKNTGDYYLEAGALVLADGGVAVIDEIDKMREEDRVAIHEAMEQQTVSIAKAGIVAKLNARATVVAAGNPKLGRYIAERGIAENINLPPTILSRFDLIFILIDKPGVEDQLLASHILNVHAGKTKSTEIIDVDLLKKYIAYARKNVFPKLSDEAKSLLQDFFVEMRKKSSESPDSPIIITPRQLEALIRISEAYARMALKNEVTREDAERAINIMRIFLENVGLDVESGKIDIDTIMTGKPKSAREKMARILEIIDTLAGTNECAKVKEIVKEAEGIGIDKASVEKLLTDMRKQGLIYESRPDCYRKV, encoded by the coding sequence TTGGCTATACAACAAGCTGACTACGGAGACTTGTTACTTGAATTTATCAATACATATAGAGATAGCAAAGGTAAGCCTACTTATCTTAATCAAATAAATGAAATTATTGCATATAGAAAGAAGAGCATTATAATAAATTTCAGCGATTTGTTTAACTTTAATGAGCAACTAGCGACTCAAATAATCAATAATCCTAAAGAAATTTTTCCTATATTAGAGAATAAAATATATGACTATATAATAGAAAAAGATCCTTCATTCCAAGAGGAAATAAAGAAAATACACTTAAGAATTACTAATGTACCAAGACTCATAGAATTAAGAAAAATAAGAAGTAGTGATGCAGGAAAACTAATTACAATAGAAGGTATATTAGTTAAATCTACTCCAGTAAAAGAAAGATTGAGCAGATCAGTGTTTAAACACATTAATCCAGATTGTATGCAAGATTTTGTATGGCCACCAGAAGGAGAATTTGATGAAATTATTGAACTACCTACAACATGTCCGGTGTGTGGAAAAGCTGGACAATTTAAACTTATTGAGGACAGATCAGAATTCATAGATTGGCAAAAAGCAGTCATTCAAGAGAGGCCAGAAGAAATTCCACCTGGACAGTTACCTAGACAACTTGAAGTAGTCTTTGAAGACGATTTAGTTGATTCTGCCCGTCCTGGAGATAGAGTGAAGATAGTTGGAATTTTAGAGATAAAGAAAGATTCTCAAATAAAAAGAGGGAGCAAAGCTATCTTTGATTTTTATTTGAAAGTTAATAGTATAGAAATTTCACAAAAAGTATTGGATGAAGTAAAGATCTCAGAAGAAGATGAGAAAAAAATTAGAGAATTATCTAGAGATCCTTGGATAAGAGAGAAGATAATTAGTTCAATAGCGCCATCAATATACGGACATTGGGAGATAAAGGAAGCAATAGCATTAGCCCTATTTGGGGGAGTACCAAAGATAATGGAAGATGGTACCAGAGTAAGAGGAGATATACATGTACTAATTATTGGTGATCCAGGTACAGCGAAATCTCAAATTTTACAGTTTGCTGCAAGAGTTGCTCCTAGAGCTGTATATACAACTGGAAAAGGTTCTACTGCTGCTGGATTAACAGCTACGGTAACTAGAGATAAAAATACTGGAGATTATTATTTAGAAGCTGGTGCATTAGTATTAGCAGATGGAGGAGTCGCAGTAATAGATGAAATTGATAAAATGAGAGAAGAAGATAGAGTAGCAATACATGAAGCAATGGAACAGCAAACAGTCTCTATAGCAAAAGCTGGAATTGTTGCTAAGCTAAATGCAAGAGCTACAGTAGTAGCTGCAGGAAATCCTAAGTTAGGAAGATATATAGCTGAAAGAGGAATAGCTGAAAATATTAATTTACCACCTACTATACTTTCAAGATTTGATTTGATATTTATACTAATAGATAAACCTGGTGTAGAAGATCAATTATTAGCTTCACATATATTAAATGTTCATGCTGGTAAAACAAAGAGTACAGAAATTATAGATGTAGATTTACTTAAGAAGTACATAGCATATGCAAGGAAGAATGTATTTCCAAAACTGAGTGATGAAGCAAAGAGTTTATTGCAAGATTTCTTCGTAGAGATGAGAAAGAAGAGTTCTGAATCACCAGATTCTCCAATAATTATAACCCCAAGACAACTTGAAGCCTTAATAAGAATATCTGAAGCTTATGCAAGAATGGCACTAAAAAATGAAGTTACGAGAGAAGATGCTGAAAGAGCAATAAATATAATGAGAATATTCCTCGAGAATGTAGGATTAGATGTAGAATCTGGCAAAATAGATATTGATACGATTATGACTGGAAAGCCAAAGAGTGCAAGAGAAAAAATGGCCAGAATACTAGAAATCATCGATACCTTAGCTGGCACAAACGAGTGTGCAAAAGTAAAAGAGATTGTAAAAGAAGCTGAGGGAATAGGAATTGATAAAGCAAGTGTAGAAAAATTATTAACCGATATGAGAAAACAAGGCTTAATTTACGAATCTAGACCAGATTGTTATAGAAAAGTCTAA
- a CDS encoding THUMP domain-containing protein: protein MEEPKLILTVKNNKNNKCIIEILNRLYLKDLNSKAEEIIKNVILVYTSLTPIMAYGLLISAPPSCLAKIYPVDLVIHSVKEREIIDKITEFLKKNIQFKTFYVDCYDRGIKINCREVEIGIGIGLRGFASVDYKNPEKVIVVNVIKDSTYMSVIKKGQEKVSVISLR from the coding sequence ATGGAAGAACCGAAGTTAATACTTACTGTGAAAAATAACAAGAATAATAAATGTATAATTGAGATCCTTAATAGGTTATACTTAAAAGATCTAAATTCAAAGGCAGAAGAAATAATAAAAAATGTTATACTAGTCTATACCTCATTAACTCCTATTATGGCATATGGATTGTTAATATCAGCACCTCCTTCTTGTTTAGCAAAAATATATCCTGTCGATTTAGTAATTCATTCAGTAAAAGAGCGAGAAATTATAGATAAAATAACAGAATTTTTAAAGAAAAATATTCAATTTAAAACTTTTTATGTAGATTGTTATGATAGAGGTATTAAAATAAATTGCAGAGAGGTTGAAATAGGAATAGGTATAGGTCTTAGAGGATTTGCTAGTGTGGATTACAAGAACCCAGAGAAAGTGATTGTAGTTAACGTGATAAAGGACTCTACCTATATGTCGGTAATTAAAAAGGGTCAAGAAAAAGTTTCAGTTATCTCTCTCCGTTAA
- a CDS encoding ORC1-type DNA replication protein: MKVLDELRDLVEDAIKGSTVFEKSKVLTPDYIPKNLPHREKQIKELSINFREILSNPGSTSVRVVISGKTGTGKTVTTKKFGELFSEIAKEKGLRVVYTHINCHRQRTLYLMLVEIANQLNLQIPNRGLSSQETFKLIYDYLEKRNIQLIITLDEFDYFVSTSPVEDIYFLVRIYDELNALVKRIHYIFILRELTSLASLDKSIKDHVIKNVIEFPPYTSEELYDILMDRIVNEKAFREGAVLEETVRFISDIYGIDKGGSGNARLALETLELAGKIADTEGSLLVTIDHAKKANSKINPELSIILDTIRDLDLHQLLVVKAIMNLHKKEGDDFFSMGKVEEEYNIVAKDLGEIPRKHTQVFEYIRKLKLMGLITARQSGKGMRGRTTLISLSVPISEELDNLINNEIRDRLLQQKNY; the protein is encoded by the coding sequence GTGAAAGTTTTGGATGAGCTAAGAGATTTGGTTGAGGATGCAATTAAGGGCTCAACAGTATTCGAGAAAAGCAAAGTTTTAACACCAGATTATATTCCTAAGAACTTGCCTCACAGAGAAAAACAGATAAAGGAGTTAAGTATAAATTTCAGAGAAATTCTTTCAAACCCTGGGAGTACATCAGTTAGAGTAGTAATTTCTGGTAAGACTGGTACTGGTAAAACTGTTACGACAAAAAAGTTTGGAGAGCTTTTTAGTGAAATTGCAAAAGAGAAGGGGCTTAGAGTTGTTTATACTCATATAAATTGTCATAGACAAAGAACTCTTTACCTTATGCTAGTTGAAATTGCAAATCAGTTAAATTTGCAGATACCTAATAGAGGTTTATCATCACAAGAAACCTTTAAGTTAATATATGATTACCTAGAAAAAAGAAACATTCAACTAATAATTACATTAGATGAATTTGATTATTTTGTAAGTACCTCACCAGTTGAAGACATTTATTTTCTAGTGAGGATATATGATGAACTTAACGCTTTAGTAAAACGCATTCACTACATTTTCATTCTGAGAGAACTGACTAGTTTAGCAAGCTTAGACAAGAGTATAAAAGATCACGTGATAAAGAATGTTATAGAGTTTCCCCCGTATACTTCTGAGGAATTGTATGATATTTTAATGGATAGGATAGTAAATGAGAAAGCATTCAGAGAAGGAGCTGTCTTAGAAGAGACTGTAAGATTCATTTCAGATATTTATGGTATTGATAAAGGTGGAAGTGGTAATGCAAGACTTGCGCTTGAAACACTAGAGCTTGCTGGCAAGATTGCGGATACGGAAGGTTCATTATTAGTAACTATTGATCATGCTAAAAAGGCTAATTCAAAAATTAACCCTGAATTAAGTATAATCTTAGATACGATAAGAGATTTAGATTTACATCAACTATTAGTAGTTAAGGCTATAATGAATTTACATAAAAAGGAAGGAGATGATTTCTTCTCAATGGGAAAAGTAGAAGAAGAATATAATATTGTAGCAAAAGATCTAGGAGAAATACCTAGGAAACATACGCAAGTTTTTGAATATATAAGAAAGTTAAAATTAATGGGTTTAATAACAGCTAGGCAAAGCGGTAAAGGAATGCGAGGTAGAACAACTCTTATATCTCTTTCAGTTCCTATATCAGAAGAATTAGATAATCTAATTAATAATGAAATAAGGGATAGACTATTACAGCAAAAGAACTATTAA
- a CDS encoding winged helix-turn-helix transcriptional regulator codes for MLYILFKEGEINISKLAKETKLNYSTLLKYIEILEQKKLIEVIRGDRSKIIRLNYANPKVIILKNLFEELEDI; via the coding sequence ATTCTTTATATTTTATTTAAGGAAGGAGAGATAAACATAAGTAAACTAGCTAAGGAAACTAAATTAAACTATTCTACTTTACTTAAATATATTGAAATCTTAGAACAGAAGAAACTTATTGAAGTAATAAGAGGAGATAGAAGCAAAATAATCAGATTAAACTATGCTAATCCTAAAGTAATAATTTTAAAAAATTTGTTTGAGGAATTAGAAGATATATGA
- the moaC gene encoding cyclic pyranopterin monophosphate synthase MoaC, producing the protein MTEAKIVDISSKDIVLREAVVEGYIKLRKETIEKIKNKEVEKGDVITVAKTAGILAAKKTPELIPMCHPIPLEFVDVEIKIEEEGLRVISTVKAHYKTGVEMEALTATSVALLTIWDMVKKYEKDENGQYPYTEIKSIRVINKIKTYDDMK; encoded by the coding sequence ATGACTGAAGCAAAAATAGTAGATATTTCATCTAAGGATATAGTTCTAAGGGAAGCTGTGGTAGAAGGTTATATAAAATTAAGAAAAGAAACAATAGAAAAAATTAAAAATAAAGAAGTTGAAAAAGGCGATGTAATTACTGTAGCTAAAACAGCTGGAATATTAGCTGCTAAAAAAACTCCAGAATTAATACCAATGTGTCACCCAATACCTTTAGAGTTTGTTGATGTAGAAATTAAAATTGAAGAAGAAGGATTAAGAGTAATAAGTACTGTTAAGGCTCATTATAAGACTGGTGTTGAAATGGAAGCACTAACCGCAACTTCAGTGGCTCTTCTTACTATTTGGGACATGGTTAAAAAGTATGAAAAAGATGAAAATGGACAGTATCCTTATACTGAGATAAAGTCAATTAGGGTTATTAATAAAATTAAGACTTACGACGATATGAAGTAG
- a CDS encoding replication factor C large subunit, whose protein sequence is MPLQWFLKYRPKTLNEVENEEDAKKELVEWIESWLKGKPNYKAVLLYGPPGVGKTTLAEALARDYKLELFEMNASDSRNLNDIRTMAERASITGTIFGIKGKLILLDEVDGLNARADAGAIDAILELINKTKYPIILTANDPWDPSLRPLRNAVKMIELKRLTKYPLKRILKKICEAEKITCEDEALDFIIEQSEGDARYAINMLQGVAEGYGRVTLDMAKNLVRRKDRELDPFEALRGVFWAKYYWQAKSAVTDTQIDYELLMRWLDENIPLQYDNLEDVWRAYDALSRASLFLTRSKLVGWDLLSYTFDLMGPGIAFASLEKKKPTYKAKWVKYQFPQYIQQLAKTKEIRDALDTLLRKIGQAIHASKDKTLNDFLPAFIIYYRKYQEKLDKELELTEKEKDVIKLISSFYEGSKVEIEEPEKKEPSKRRTTSYRRKS, encoded by the coding sequence TTGCCACTACAATGGTTTCTAAAATATAGGCCAAAGACTCTAAATGAAGTAGAGAACGAAGAAGATGCTAAAAAAGAACTAGTGGAATGGATAGAAAGTTGGTTAAAGGGAAAACCTAATTATAAGGCCGTATTGCTCTATGGACCTCCCGGAGTTGGAAAGACAACGTTAGCTGAAGCACTAGCTAGAGATTATAAACTCGAATTATTTGAAATGAATGCTAGTGATTCAAGAAATTTAAATGATATCAGAACTATGGCTGAACGAGCTTCTATAACAGGGACAATCTTCGGGATTAAGGGAAAATTAATACTTTTAGATGAGGTTGATGGTTTGAATGCAAGAGCTGATGCTGGTGCAATTGATGCTATTCTAGAACTTATTAATAAAACTAAATACCCAATAATTTTAACAGCTAACGATCCTTGGGACCCTTCCTTAAGACCTTTAAGAAATGCTGTAAAAATGATAGAATTAAAAAGGTTAACTAAATACCCATTAAAGAGAATACTTAAGAAAATATGTGAAGCAGAAAAGATTACATGTGAGGATGAAGCATTAGATTTTATAATTGAACAGTCAGAGGGAGACGCTAGATATGCTATAAACATGTTACAAGGGGTTGCAGAAGGTTATGGTAGAGTAACATTAGATATGGCTAAAAATTTAGTTAGGAGAAAAGATAGAGAATTAGATCCTTTTGAAGCATTAAGAGGTGTATTTTGGGCTAAATATTACTGGCAAGCTAAAAGCGCAGTAACAGATACTCAGATAGATTACGAACTTTTAATGAGATGGTTAGATGAAAATATACCATTGCAATATGATAATTTAGAAGATGTATGGAGAGCATATGATGCTTTATCAAGAGCTTCATTATTTTTAACAAGATCTAAATTAGTTGGGTGGGATCTTTTATCCTATACGTTTGATCTAATGGGGCCTGGTATAGCTTTTGCCTCCTTAGAGAAGAAAAAGCCTACATATAAGGCTAAGTGGGTCAAGTATCAGTTTCCTCAGTACATTCAACAGTTAGCTAAAACTAAAGAAATTAGAGACGCTTTAGATACATTACTAAGAAAGATAGGCCAGGCTATACATGCCTCAAAAGATAAAACTCTTAATGATTTTCTACCAGCTTTTATAATATATTACAGAAAATACCAGGAAAAACTAGATAAGGAGCTCGAACTTACCGAAAAAGAAAAAGATGTTATTAAGTTAATTTCTTCATTCTACGAAGGAAGTAAAGTGGAAATAGAAGAACCAGAGAAAAAAGAACCAAGTAAAAGAAGAACTACTTCATATCGTCGTAAGTCTTAA